A window of bacterium contains these coding sequences:
- the coaD gene encoding pantetheine-phosphate adenylyltransferase, whose translation MTHAAIYPGTFDPITNGHIDLVRRGAVRFDRLVVAIARNPGKSPIFSARERLAMAREALAEVERVEILLFDELLIDFATRHDCRTILRGLRAVSDFEYELQIALTNRKMRPEVETIFLAPSLRYIYLSSSLVKEIASYGGPVADLVPPGVERRLRQRYGPSAPAHAPAKQTRKGAAP comes from the coding sequence ATGACGCACGCGGCGATCTACCCCGGGACCTTCGACCCGATCACCAACGGCCACATCGACCTCGTCCGCCGCGGCGCCGTCCGCTTCGACCGCCTCGTGGTCGCCATCGCGCGCAACCCGGGCAAGAGCCCGATCTTCAGCGCGCGCGAGCGCCTGGCGATGGCGCGCGAGGCGCTCGCGGAGGTCGAGCGCGTCGAGATCCTGCTCTTCGACGAACTGCTGATCGACTTCGCGACCCGGCACGACTGCCGCACGATCCTGCGCGGTCTGCGCGCGGTGTCGGACTTCGAGTACGAGCTGCAGATCGCGCTCACCAACCGCAAGATGCGCCCGGAGGTCGAGACGATCTTCCTCGCCCCGAGCCTGCGCTACATCTACCTCAGCTCGAGCCTCGTCAAGGAGATCGCCAGCTACGGCGGGCCCGTCGCCGACCTCGTCCCCCCGGGCGTCGAGCGCCGGCTGCGGCAGCGCTACGGGCCGTCGGCCCCGGCCCACGCGCCCGCGAAACAGACC